The DNA window TCTGAAGGCTTGATGATCAAGGACTATCTGTCGATATTGGGTTTCACTTTTGACGGGTAAACAGATGGTCTGATCGTCACGAGTTGAAGCTGCCATTTATGGGATATTTCCCTTTGCTGCTAGAGAGTTCTCAATAAATCTACAGTGAAAGGGTTAGTAGATTCTCATAACTCCCAGTAGGCTTAGGTTCTAATAGACCCCAGAATCCGTTAGAACGAGCCCCAATCGTACTCGCTGATATTAGCTAGTGGCTTAGCCAGCAACTTACATCCTTTCAGAAAAACCAGGATCGACAGCTAATAGGTGTATAGTCAGCCTTTTGAGGTTTCTTCCAGAGAGCGAATGAACTCACGAATGATATCGGTCTTGGTCCGTTGTGTTTTTTTTGCATAACGATCCAATATTTTTAGCTCATGCGCTGGAATTCTTATACAAAGTTGATCTTGAGCCATATGTATAGATATATGCTATACTTATATAGTACCTTAAAAATTGTCATTCAACGCCACTGAGTATATTTAAGGTCCAAGTTCGAGGAACGCGCTGCATTGATGCCATCTAACATTATTAAAGCAGTGCTTCAACTTAGCTTACGCTTCTTGTTGCTGCAGGAGTAACCTTAATATCGCGTAGCTTTGTTAGAAGCTATCTCACATCAATTAAGCGCGTAATGGTTGAGGAGAACCAGCGCCGTTTGTGGGAGAGAGCCGCTCAATGCAGCTCTAGCTGATCATGTTTACACCAACTCAGATCTACTGCGCACCATCACAGTCTGAGCAGGAGTGCTTGGGGCGAACCCTACTATCACTGCTTGATGAAGCCTGCGAGAGGCATCCAAATGCCCAAGCCTTTAATCACTGGACCCGAGAGGGTTGGGAACCTATCTCAATAAAGGCATTTCGAACAGCCGTAGAGGAAATTGCCCTAGGTATACAGGGACTTGGGCTCAAGGCAGGCGATCGCATTGCCTTACTGATGCACAGTGATGTCAACTTCTGCCTAGCCGATATGGGCAGCTTGCTGGCACGCCTGATCAACGTCCCTGTTTATATGGGTGAAACACCCGAAAACATGGTGTTTATTTTGCAGCACAGTGGTGCAACAGCCCTGATGTTGTCTGATCTGCAGGTGTTGAAGCAAGTTGCCCCTTGCCTACATGAAGTATCTACTCTGAAATTTGTTTTTATTGCTAATGGCCTTAACTCTTCGACTACTGAGGATGCTTTAACAAAACTTCGCGTCGATATTCCAGAGAGTATCCAGCTAATTTCTTTGTCTACCGTGCGGGCGTGGGGGATAGAGCAATGGTCAGATCAATCCCGGAAGAATTTAAGGGCCGAGATTTCACCTGAAGATGTGGCCACGATTGTCTATGTTGCTGGTGCGACGGGACGTTGTCAGGCATTTAGAAGCCAGGTATTGCCTATCTTTCAGGCAGTGACGGCCCTTAGACAGCGACTACAGCACGGTGCCCCCTACCTGTGTGAACTTCCAAAAGGGGTCATGCTTACCCATGAAAATCTGGCAGGGAATGCGCTGGCAGCGTTTAGCATTATGCCGGGTCTTCGAACCGGTCCCCAGGAAACGGTCCTTTCTTTTCTGCCGCTCACCCACGTTTTTGCTCGAGTAATGCTGTACGGGCATCTGAGTTATGGTCATACGATTTATTTCACGACGCCCCAGCGGATCGTTAAACATTTACGGGAAATCCAGCCTACCATTTTATCCACAGTGCCGCGTCTTTTAGAAAAGGTCTATCAAAAGATTCAGGAGCGAGGCCAACCATTGCCCCGTTTCAAACAGATAATCCTCAAGTGGGCGATCGATCTAGCTCAGCGATACCAGC is part of the Acaryochloris marina S15 genome and encodes:
- a CDS encoding ribbon-helix-helix protein, CopG family, which codes for MAQDQLCIRIPAHELKILDRYAKKTQRTKTDIIREFIRSLEETSKG
- a CDS encoding long-chain fatty acid--CoA ligase — translated: MFTPTQIYCAPSQSEQECLGRTLLSLLDEACERHPNAQAFNHWTREGWEPISIKAFRTAVEEIALGIQGLGLKAGDRIALLMHSDVNFCLADMGSLLARLINVPVYMGETPENMVFILQHSGATALMLSDLQVLKQVAPCLHEVSTLKFVFIANGLNSSTTEDALTKLRVDIPESIQLISLSTVRAWGIEQWSDQSRKNLRAEISPEDVATIVYVAGATGRCQAFRSQVLPIFQAVTALRQRLQHGAPYLCELPKGVMLTHENLAGNALAAFSIMPGLRTGPQETVLSFLPLTHVFARVMLYGHLSYGHTIYFTTPQRIVKHLREIQPTILSTVPRLLEKVYQKIQERGQPLPRFKQIILKWAIDLAQRYQLGRQSHGLYTLQLKLADQFVYRQWRQGFGGRLRFLLCGGAALKPELATVFSAAGIPVLQGYGLTQTSAVLCVNRGELNRAGTVGVPIPGVEIEIAPDDEILAKAPYVMKGYYNNPVATQEAIDAKGWFHTGDYGEITDDGFLTITGQKKSLFKLSTGKYVAPERIEHHLVQSPLVDWALAVGNQRPYCGLLIFPNRRRLQRLAKKLGLHLPLNEIVDHPQIVAEYQLLIDAANQKLPAWSRIKRIRLILETLTVTHGLLTPSRRLDRESTYTAFAEEIEDLYSTVVPSRIQSVTSPILPASASLTLEAS